A stretch of DNA from candidate division WOR-3 bacterium:
GGCAGGGGTATTTTGGAGGCGGTGGGTATTGGGGTTGTTCCCAGGCCTGGTGATGTGTGCGCACGGGGAAACTTTGCCACAGTGGATAAGGAGGGTGTGGTTGTTGACCGACGGGCAAAGGTGGGGGAGAGGCGGATGAAGACCGAGGAGTGCGTGGAGTTGTGCGCCCGGCTGCAGGAGCGGATTGGTCAGATTGATGATGTGAAGGTTTTGGTGAGAGCGGGCAGGGAGCACAGGTTTGTTGTTATTTTTTCTGGAGAGGGTCTGAAAGAGGGCTTAAGCGATTCTGACCCGGGCAGGGAGGGGAAGAAGCCATTGCCGGTGAAGCCGCTCGTGCCTGAGGCGGAAAGGGCGGCACGGGTGGTGAATGAGTTTATTGAAAGGTGCGCAGAGGAGTTGAAGAAGAGGTCAAGGGCAAACTGGGTGCTTTTGCGTGGGGTTTCGCTTTTGCCAGAGCTGCCGCCATTTCCCGAGCGCTATGGTCTGCGTGCCGCCTGTGTTGCCGCCTATCCGATGTATAAAGGACTGGCAAGGCTTTTGGGGATGGAGGTTTTGGAAAACGATGGGACCTGGGAGGGGGAGATAGGGGCGGTTGAAAGTAAGAAGGATAAATTTGATTTCTTTTTTGTCCATTTCAAGGAGTTTGACCAGGCGGGTGAGGATGGTGATTTTGACCGCAAGGTGGAACTTTTGGAGCAGTTTGATGAGCGAATTGTGCCGAGGATTACCGCGCTGAATTTTGATGTGCTCTGCATTACCGGGGACCATTCAACACCAGCGGTGATGCGCAGCCACTCCTGGCATCCGGTGCCTTTACTAATCCATTCCCGTTACTGCCGTCCCCAGGGTTTTGATGAGGATTTTGGGGAGAGGGCATGCCGGCGCGGGACATTGGGGTTTGTTTCCGGGATGGAGTTGATGCCGCTCCTTTTGGCGCACGCGCTGAGACTGAAGAAGTTCGGGGCATAGGTGCGGGGCTGGGCAATTCTGTCGGTCTGGGATAAAAGCGGTCTTGAGGAGCTGGCGCGGGCTCTGGTTGGTGCTGATTACGGTCTGCTGGCAACCTCAAAGACAGGTGAGGTTCTGCGGGGGGCGGGTTTTAATGTTACCGATGTTGCGCAATGGACCGGTGCACCTGAGGTTTTAAAAGGTAGGGTCAAGACATTGCATCCAAAGATTGCTGCGGGAATTCTTTCCTTCCGGGATGACAAGACAATTGAGCCGATTGACTTTGTTGTCTGTAACCTTTATCCCTTTGCTGATGGGCTCAGGCAGGGTTTGGGGCTGAAGGAGATGATTGAGTTGATTGACATTGGCGGAGTTACGCTTTTGCGGGCGGCTGCGAAGAACTGGCTTTATGTGACCGCGGTTCCTGAGCCGAAATACTATCCAGAGGTGATTGCGGAGCTGCGCTCCCATGGCGAGGTGAGCCGAGGGCAGCGGCTGAGGCTTGCGCAGGCAACTTTTGAGTTGACCAGCAGGTATGACGGGATGATTTGTTCCTATTTTGCGGAAATTGTTGACAGGTATCCTGATTTTCAGGTATAATATCAATTAACTTGAGAGATAATCTATTTACCAGGAGGATAAGTGGCTCGTATTGTTGGCGTTGATCTGCCTGACGGCAAAAAGGTTCTTTATGCCCTGCCGAAGATTTTCGGAATAGGGCTTTCTTCGGCGCGAAAGATACTGGCAGCGACCGGAGTCGACCCGAACAAAAGGGTCGGTGAACTTTCTGATGAGGAACTGGCGAGTATCCGTAAGGAGATTGAAAGCGGATACAAGGTTGAAGGTGAACTCCGGGCAGAGATTGCCGCCAATATCAAGCGCTTTATTGAGATTGGCTGTTACCGCGGTCTGAGGCATCGGGCGCGGTTGCCGGTGCGCGGGCAAAGGACCAGAACCAACGCCCGGACAAGAAAGGGACCGCGTAAGACCACTGGTGTTATCAAGGTGAAGGCGCCTTCAACGCCGAAGGAGTAGTTGTGGCAAAGAGGTCTTCAAGGAAGAGGGCGTCACCGGTTTGTGTGGCGCATATTACCACTACATTCAATAATACCATTGTGACTATTGCCGAGCCTGACGGCGCGGTGGTGTGCTGGTCATCCGCGGGCAGGGTCGGTTTCAAGGGTGCGAAGAAAGGCACCCCTTATGCAGCAGGACAGGCAGCAGAGTCTGCGGGTAAGGAGGCGGTGGCACTCGGCGTGAGAAAGGTTGAGGTAAAGATAAGCGGACCCGGTCCGGGTCGGGAGGCGGCGATTCGTTCGCTGCAGAACGCCGGGCTTGATATCGTGAGCATTCAGGATGTCACCCCTATTCCCCATAATGGCTGCCGTCCGCCAAAACAGCGTCGGGTATAGCGGTTTGTTGACACAAGGGATAGGAGTTTTATAATCACGGATAGGATATGGCAAGAGATATAGGAGCGAAGTGTAAGCGTTGCCGCCGGGCGCGGGAAAAGTTGTTTCTGCGGGGCAACAAGTGTATTTCGGATAAATGCACATTGATTAAGCGGGGTGAAGAGGCAGCCACGGCGACCCGGCGCCGGGTTTCGCCCTATGCGATTCAGTTGCGGGAGAAACAGAAGTTACGGATGATGTATGGGATTCTGGAGACGCAGTTCCGCAACTATTTCGTCAAGGCGGCAAAGAGTCCGAATACCGCAGCGGCACTGTTGATGATGCTTGAGCGCCGGCTGGACAATGTTGTTTTTCGGCTCGGTTTTGCCGACTCCCGGGCTCAGGCACGGCAACTGGTTCGGCACGGTCACATCACCGTGGATAATCGCAGGATTGACATACCTTCATACCAAGTTAAGCCAGGGCAGGTGATTGCGGTTGCCACCGAAAAGGGGCGGAAACTGGTCAGCGGGATCCTGGCGGCAAAGGAGCCGGTGGTTGTGCCCTGGTTAAGTGTGAATCAGCAGCAACTTACCGGTCAGATGCTTAGGCTACCGTCGCAAGAGGATTTAAAGGATGTTCCCTGTAATATGCAATTAATCGTGGAGTTTTATTCAAAATGAAACTGAAACCTTTTATAATGCCTGAAAGGTATGAGATTGATACCGAAACGGCAACCGACAGTTACGCCAAGTTCAGTATTGCACCATTAGAGCGGGGTTGGGGAACCACTATTGGCAACAGTCTCCGCCGGGCGCTACTTTCCTCGGTGCAGGGCGCGGCGGTGGTGGAGGTCCGGATTGATGGTGTTACCCACGAGTTTACCACAATTGAGGATGTGGTTGAGGATGTGCCTGAGATTATCATCAATATCAAGAAGCTTCGTTTCCGACTCTGGTCTGAGACGCCCCGGCTTTGTTACCTCCATGCCAAAGGGAAAAGGGAGTTTTACGCCCGAGATATGACAGTTCCGCCGGACCTGGTGATTGTTAATCCAGACCAGAAGATTCTCACCATCGCTGATAACCGCCGTTCGGTAAACATTGAGATGCTGGTTGAGAATGGCAGGGGGTTTGTTAAGGCGGAGCGCATCCGTAAGAACCGCACCGCACCTGAGGGGACCATCTTCTGCGACGCATTTTTCTCCCCGGTAAAAAGGGTTAATTACTGGGTGGAGACGATGCGAGTGGAGGACAGAACCGACTTCGAGCGGGTGATGCTTGAGGTCTGGACCGATGGCACGGTCACTCCAGAGGAGGCGCTGATTCAATCGGCGACGATATTGAGAAACCATATGGCGGCACTTGTACCAAGTGAGAAGGAGCCCAGTTTTGTTGAGGAGGAGAAGGTTCTCGAGGATCGCGACCGGCTGGCAGAACTTCTGGCAATGGATATTGACGAGCTGGAGCTTTCCAACCGGGCGCTCAACTGTTTGAAACGGGGGCGTTCAAAGCATACCGGTGAAAGGGTTTCGATTCAGACTGTCGCCGACCTTGTTCAACGCACCGAACGGGAGATACTGGAGATTGAGAACTTCGGCAGAAAGTCGCTTGAAGAACTGAAAAAGGTTCTCGAGGATCTGGGATTGAGCTTGGGGATGGATATCTCAGGGATACCAGTGGGGAAACCAAAGGCGGAGGCTGAGGAAGAGGAGGAAAAGGAGTAATCTGTGCGGCATGGTGATAGAGTGAAGAAATTAGGACGCAAGCGCGAGCATCGGGTTGCCCTTTTGCGAAACCTTGTTGCCGCCTTAATTAGATACGAGCGTATCAGAACAACGGTTGCGAAAGCAAAGGAGGCAAGGCGGCTGGCAGAGCGCTTAGTGCGTCTGGCAATTTCCGGGACACTCGCGGACCGGCGGCAGGTGGCGAAGGCGATAGCCGACAAGGGGTTGATTCGGAAGTTGTTTTCAGAGATTGCCCCCAGGCTGGCTGACCGCCAAGGTGGATATACGAGGATTTATCGGTTAGGGCATCGACCAGGGGATTCAGCGGAGATGGCCATTCTGGAGTTTGTTGTCCGTTCGGAGAAGGAGGGGGTGACAAAAGGGAAAAAGGGTGGCAAAAAGACAGCGACAGATAAGAAAAAGTCTTAGTTATTGCCGATGATGCTAAAGAAATTTCTCAAGTCGAAGATTCATGGGCTTCACATTACTGGTAAGGAGTTGTACTACGAAGGGAGTCTGGAGCTGGATGGACTGTTACTCCAGGAGGCGGAAATAGAATCGGGGGAGATGGTTCAAGTGGTAAATTTGAATAATGGGGAGCGGTTTGAGACTTATACGATTTCTGCTCCTCCTGGGTCCGGTCGGTGTGTTTTGAAAGGTGCAGCCGCCCGCTTGGGCGAGGTGGGTGACGAACTGATTGTGATGAGCATTGTCTACCTTGACGAAGAGAAGGCGAGCCGACACAAGATAATTAAGGTCGTTGTGGACAAGGACAATCGCGTAATCGGAAAGAAGAGTTGATTTGTGCTTCGCTGATTTTTCTTGATTAAACAGGCTAAGTCTGTTATTATATTATTAATTATCTTTATCTTTTCTGGCTGTTCTCCGCAAGGTCGCGCCGAAGTTACAATACCTCCAGCCGAGGTTGAGGTGGTTAATGGCACTGGTATTCACCGATTGGCAAGGGCGGTCGCATGGGAACTCTTGAGCCGCGGTTTTAATGTTTATAGCACCAGCGATGCCGAAGCGCATTATCAACGCACAGTGGTTAGAGATTTGCGCAACGCCGATGGCAAAATGGCACTTGCCGTAGCAAGGGCGTTGGCGAAAAGAAAAAGGGTTCTTTTTTTAAACTGGGGAGAGCCAATAATTCCACCTGTAGAGGTGAAGATCGATTCTGGTCGTTTCGTTGATGTGGA
This window harbors:
- a CDS encoding phosphoglycerate mutase (catalyzes the interconversion of 3-phosphoglycerate and 2-phosphoglycerate; this enzyme does not require the cofactor 2,3-bisphosphoglycerate as a phosphate donor; BPG-independent PGAM; aPGAM); translation: GRGILEAVGIGVVPRPGDVCARGNFATVDKEGVVVDRRAKVGERRMKTEECVELCARLQERIGQIDDVKVLVRAGREHRFVVIFSGEGLKEGLSDSDPGREGKKPLPVKPLVPEAERAARVVNEFIERCAEELKKRSRANWVLLRGVSLLPELPPFPERYGLRAACVAAYPMYKGLARLLGMEVLENDGTWEGEIGAVESKKDKFDFFFVHFKEFDQAGEDGDFDRKVELLEQFDERIVPRITALNFDVLCITGDHSTPAVMRSHSWHPVPLLIHSRYCRPQGFDEDFGERACRRGTLGFVSGMELMPLLLAHALRLKKFGA
- a CDS encoding IMP cyclohydrolase, giving the protein MRGWAILSVWDKSGLEELARALVGADYGLLATSKTGEVLRGAGFNVTDVAQWTGAPEVLKGRVKTLHPKIAAGILSFRDDKTIEPIDFVVCNLYPFADGLRQGLGLKEMIELIDIGGVTLLRAAAKNWLYVTAVPEPKYYPEVIAELRSHGEVSRGQRLRLAQATFELTSRYDGMICSYFAEIVDRYPDFQV
- the rpsM gene encoding 30S ribosomal protein S13, encoding MARIVGVDLPDGKKVLYALPKIFGIGLSSARKILAATGVDPNKRVGELSDEELASIRKEIESGYKVEGELRAEIAANIKRFIEIGCYRGLRHRARLPVRGQRTRTNARTRKGPRKTTGVIKVKAPSTPKE
- the rpsK gene encoding 30S ribosomal protein S11 yields the protein MAKRSSRKRASPVCVAHITTTFNNTIVTIAEPDGAVVCWSSAGRVGFKGAKKGTPYAAGQAAESAGKEAVALGVRKVEVKISGPGPGREAAIRSLQNAGLDIVSIQDVTPIPHNGCRPPKQRRV
- the rpsD gene encoding 30S ribosomal protein S4, with the protein product MARDIGAKCKRCRRAREKLFLRGNKCISDKCTLIKRGEEAATATRRRVSPYAIQLREKQKLRMMYGILETQFRNYFVKAAKSPNTAAALLMMLERRLDNVVFRLGFADSRAQARQLVRHGHITVDNRRIDIPSYQVKPGQVIAVATEKGRKLVSGILAAKEPVVVPWLSVNQQQLTGQMLRLPSQEDLKDVPCNMQLIVEFYSK
- a CDS encoding DNA-directed RNA polymerase subunit alpha translates to MKLKPFIMPERYEIDTETATDSYAKFSIAPLERGWGTTIGNSLRRALLSSVQGAAVVEVRIDGVTHEFTTIEDVVEDVPEIIINIKKLRFRLWSETPRLCYLHAKGKREFYARDMTVPPDLVIVNPDQKILTIADNRRSVNIEMLVENGRGFVKAERIRKNRTAPEGTIFCDAFFSPVKRVNYWVETMRVEDRTDFERVMLEVWTDGTVTPEEALIQSATILRNHMAALVPSEKEPSFVEEEKVLEDRDRLAELLAMDIDELELSNRALNCLKRGRSKHTGERVSIQTVADLVQRTEREILEIENFGRKSLEELKKVLEDLGLSLGMDISGIPVGKPKAEAEEEEEKE
- the rplQ gene encoding 50S ribosomal protein L17 encodes the protein MRHGDRVKKLGRKREHRVALLRNLVAALIRYERIRTTVAKAKEARRLAERLVRLAISGTLADRRQVAKAIADKGLIRKLFSEIAPRLADRQGGYTRIYRLGHRPGDSAEMAILEFVVRSEKEGVTKGKKGGKKTATDKKKS
- a CDS encoding aspartate 1-decarboxylase is translated as MMLKKFLKSKIHGLHITGKELYYEGSLELDGLLLQEAEIESGEMVQVVNLNNGERFETYTISAPPGSGRCVLKGAAARLGEVGDELIVMSIVYLDEEKASRHKIIKVVVDKDNRVIGKKS
- a CDS encoding LytR C-terminal domain-containing protein, encoding MVNGTGIHRLARAVAWELLSRGFNVYSTSDAEAHYQRTVVRDLRNADGKMALAVARALAKRKRVLFLNWGEPIIPPVEVKIDSGRFVDVEIILGDDYQQYFPEVVRLY